A region of the Terriglobia bacterium genome:
AGGGAACCGCCCGACTATCGGCGTCCGCGTCGGTGTTGTTCGTGCTGTTGACGCCGGGGCACTTGTCCGCGTTGGGGTCGCTTCCGATGGGCACGTCAGGCAGGAAATCACCGTCACGGTCCGGCTGGTAGAGGACGGTCCCGTCGGTGAAGAGGGTGAACATCCCCACGACGGCGCGCGAATTCGCCCCCGAAGTCGGGTTGTTGACCGCCGAGTCGAAGTGGATCTTCGTCGGGCCGATCCGGGTGCCGGCGGAGCTCGAGAGACGGGTTTCGACGTTCCACTGGACGTTATTGCCCAGCGATCCCTGGCTCGAGCCGTTGAGCGTGGCCTGGTAGGAGCCGTTCACGGCCCCGGGGAACTGTCCCGCGTTCGCGCTCGAGCCGACGGGCGACGAGAAGGCGGCGAGGCCCGTTCCCCAGGTGTCGATCTGCTGGACCGCGCCGACCACCGAGCTGGAGTTGAACTGCGTGTCGTCTTTGGGACCGTTGGCCGACAGGATGCCGTCGAGGGTCACGGGGTTCTGGATACCGAAGAGCCCGACCCACAGGTTAGGTGTGATCCCCGAGAAGATCGACGCGAAGTCGCCGGCCCTCACGTCGGGCAGGGTGACGTTCGTCGTCGCGTTGGTGAAGACGCTCTCGTCGCCCAGATCCACGAGGTACTCGGGCCCCGACGGCGAGTTCTCGTACGCCAGGTAGAACAGGTGGCCCCGCTGGTAATTGATGTTCGGGTTGCTCGCCAGCCCGGGAGTCGCTGCCGCCAGGAGCGCGAGGGCGATCCCGACCACCGCCGCAACGGCCCGGAGCCGCGCGAATCCGGCCTTGGGTGTCTTGTTCATCTCGACACTCCTCTTCCGCTACGGCTTGGCGCAGAGCGTCGCGTTGTAGGGGCTCGACGGGAACACGGGCGCCCCGTCGCGCGCGCGGGACACGAGCATCTGGCTGTTCGCCACGACGGTCGGGTCGCTCACCGCGTCCGCCGCGGCCCGGGCCATCAGCTCTAGAACCGCGGCCTCCCTGATGCTCCCCGGAGGGAAGTAGTAACCAGGGTTGCCGGAGCCGTCGGGAGTGGAGTCGTTGTCGTAGTACATCCGCTCCTGCGACCAGTAGTCGTACCGGCCGCACCGGATGTTCACCTTGCTGTAGTACTTCCCGTCGTACTGGAGAACGTCGTAGTTGTCGCCCGAGGCGCCCCGGATCGCGTAGTCGTCGAACGGGTCGGCGGGGGTGTTGTTGTCGCTGATGGCGAGACGGTCGCCCCCGAGCTGGCCGGCGCTGATCACCGTGGCCGACGCGTTGCAGGCCGGCGAGACCGCCCCGCCGCCCAGCGCGCCGGTCGACTGGTTCTCGCCGCACAGCGACGGCGTGTTGCCGCACCACTGGTTGGTGTTCACCGCGCCGACCAAGCCGCCCGATCCGGCCTCGAAGATGTTCCCCTGGCCCGGGCTGACCGTCTCGAGGAACGTCGCGTTGAAGTTGCGACGCGTCCCGGAGAGCCGGTTCCGGATCACCGTTCCGATCGTCAGCGGGTTCGTGCCCGTCACGTTCGGGCTGACCCAGCGCCAGTCGCAGAGGTTGTTGTTCCCCCAGATGTCCTTCCCCTGGTCTTTCGAGATCGACAGGTCGAGCTTTACGCAGTCGCCGGCGCCGTACGGACAGTCGGCCGGGGACGGCTTGGAGGCGGCGGGAAGGTACGTCTCGATGCCCCGGTTGACGATGAGCGAGAACGGCTCGACGAACACCGGGTCCTCGGTGCTGTCGAAGACGGTCGGACGGGTGATCGTCGACGCCGTGACCACCGGCTCGCAGAGCTGGTATCGCACGTCGGAGCTGGTGAAGTTCGCGTAGATCTGCTTCCCGTTCTCGTCCAGGAGACCGACGATGCTGCGGGTGCCGCCGGAGCCGCCGCCGCCGGCGGGGTCGCAGACGAGGAAGCTGGTCTCCTTGCGGTCGAGTGCCTGAACGCCTTCGCAGGAGCCGTTCCGCTGGGCGAAGAGGGCCTCGACGCAGGTCTCGGCGCCGTTGCCCGCGTTGCCGTCGAGATCGCGGCAACCTTTGAAGACGCGGACGTTGTTCGTGCAGTCCTTGATCGCGGCGCCGTAGAGCTCGGTCGCCGCCTGCATGATCGAAGGGGCCGGCGCCGTCGCGCCGAGGAAGGCGATGTGGACGTCGGCCGTGTTGTTCGCGGCCTGGCAGATCGCCGGGACGCACGTCTGCGCCCACGCCGGGCCGAAGCAGACCGCGAGGGCCGCGGCGGCGAGCACGAGGGTCAGGGTCGATTTCTTCACGGGCGCTCCTCCTTGGTTCATTCCGTTTCGGACTCTGCGACGCGCCGTCGGCGCACCGATCGAACTCGCGCGGCCCGCCGGCGCGCCTACTACACGACCCGCCCGCGACGGTCTCTTGACGCCCACGTGTCGATTGCGTGAAGGTTCTTTTCGCACGCCCGACACGATCCCATCGGCCCGTCTCCGAGCCGTCACATTCGCGTCACGGTTTCGTGACGGGCCCCCGTTAGCGTGCCCCGGACCGCGGCGGCGCGTCGGAATCCGGCGCCCTCGCCCGCGAGCCAGGAGGCGGGGGCATGCGGAGAAGGGGTCTCGGATTCTTCGGCATCGCTTCGTTCGCGGCGATGCTCGTCACGGCCGTCAAGGCGGCGGAACCCGTGCGGGTCGAGCCGGGGAACGGCGTGACGTTCTCCAGCGACGACGGGAGCACGACGCTGAACCTGGGGATGTACACCCAGTTCCGCTTCCAGCTCCTCGACCAGGACCAGTGGCGGCGCTCGCAGTTCTACGAGGTCGTGCCGCCGTTCACCGTCGAGAACGTCGGCGTCACGCAGCCGTCCTTTGAGGTCCGGCGCTTCCGCCTGTTCGCCAAGGGGTCGCTCCACGAACCGTGGATCACCTACCGGGTCGAGGCGGACCTCGCCGGGAACGACGAAGGGCTACGGCGGGTGTTCATTCCGGAATGGCAGTTCTCCTCGGCCTCCCCCAGCTTTCCGCAGCTCGACATCCGTGCGGGACAGGAGACGCAGGACAACCGGACGGTGAAGACCCTCGACGCCTACGTCGACCTCGCTCCGAGGACCGCCGCCGGCGTGAGGATCGGCGCCTTCAAGGTGCCTTACGGCCGGCAGGAGCTGGTCTCGGACTACCTCCTCCAGATGACCGCTCGGTCGATCGCATCGGACCAGTTCGCGCCCAGCCGCGACCGTGGGGTGATGTTCTACGGCGGGACGCCGAACCGGGTGATCGAATGGCGCCTCGGCGCGTTCAACGGGACGGGGCTCTCCGAGGGCCAGAACCTCGACAAGACGCTGGCATACGCCGCGCGGCTGACGGCGACCTCGAAGGGGCCCTACCTCGACGTCGAGTCGGTTTCGGACGCCTCCGTCACCTCGGGAAGCCGCATCCAGGGGGGCTTCTCCTGGTACCGCTCCACCGACACGCCGAAGCGTGACGACCCGAGGACGCCCATCGGAACGGTGGACGACGCGAGATTCGCCGCCGACTTCGAGATGTACTGGAAGCGGGCGAACGTGACGGCGGAGTATTACACCCGCACGATCCAGGTCGACGCCGTGGGGGGCCTGACCGGCCGACCCGGGATCGATCTCCCGAAGGGATGCCTCGGCGCCTATCTCGAGGGAAGGCTGTCCTGCGACCAGCAGGGGTACTACGTGCAGGCGGGGTTCCTCTTCGGGCCGCGCTCGGAGCTGTCGGCGCGATACTCGAAGACCGACAACGACAAGGAGCTCTCGAGCGACGAGCGGAGCGAGGCGACGCTCAACTTCACCCGCTACATCAAGGGGCACGCCCTCAAGTGGAGCGTCAGCGCGTCCTATTTCAAGCTCGGCGTGAACGCCGAGGGGAGCAGCGCGTTCGCGGTCAAGACCTCGAAGGTCAACAGCCTGGACATGACCGAGTTCTTCCTCGATGAGGCCGCCTTCCCGAAGCTCGACTCCGACCGGAACCTTCTCGTGACCGCCCAGCTGCAGTGGGCCTTCTGAGTCGAGTCGGACGGGAGCGCGAGGAAGGAGCTGGAGCGCGTAAGTGGAGAAGGGTCATGCAGATGACGGCGTCACACGGATTTAACAGGGAAGCGGCCCGGGAGGTGGTAGCGTTCCTTCGGCGCGGGTGGGTGGCTTGCCAGAGCGAGGGCCGGTACCGCGGCGGGCGTGTCCGCATCACCCACGCTCCGCAGCGGCACGGAGGGGCCATACGATGCTGTGGCCGATCGCCTCGGAGCTCAAGGATGGCGTGACGACCGTCCGCTTCCAAGGCCATCTCGGCCTCGACGCGCTATCGTCCGAGCAGGGCGCGCTCGAATCGCTCGTGCGTCGCACCCTGGGTCAGGAAGGCGCGCGGGTCCTCTTCGACATGTCCCACGTCGCGAGCGTCCATCCTCTCGTCCTGGCGCACCTGGCGAGGCTTGCGGCGTCCGCCATCGACGGGGGCGCGCAGGTTCAGTGGAGCGGGCTGAGCCCGAGGCTCCACCGGCTCTTCCACCGCGTCGGACTGGACGCGCGCTTCCCCGTTCACCGGAGCGAGACCGAAGCCCTCCGCGAGCTCGCGCCGCACGCGCGCTGAGCGCCGTTTCGGCCGGAGTACACGGCCGGACCTCCTCCACCTTTGGGAGGAGTTTTTCGTGGCTCGACCACCAAGGACGGCTTCGAGGACTCGCGGGGTCAGTCCGGATTCGCGTCGGTCCCGCTCGGAGCGCGCCACTCGACCGCGCCGAACCGCGTGGCACCCAGATGGGTGTACGCGAGGCTGACGGTCCCCACGGTCTGGTACCGGTCGACCAGATCGGGGTAGTGCGCGTTCCGGCGCGAGGTGACGTACTTGAGCGTGAACGCGTGGCGGTGATAGACGCGCACGGTGAGCGCCGTGTCACCGCGGAGGATGTACTCCGATCCCCGGCTCTCCGTGGAGGCGATGCCGCTGACGTAGTAATGGCGCGCGGTCGCATCGAGCGTGACACGGCCGCCGAAGATGAAGCGGAACGCGACGAGCTCCTGCAGGGTGAGGCCGTAGTGATAGTCGCGCTCGCCGCCGCCCCGGATGGTGCCGGCGGCGCCGTAGCCGATGCCGCCAAGGGCCGTGCCCTGGAGCGCCACCCCGCGAGAGAGCCACCACTGTGCCGTGGTTCCGATCGAGACGGCGTTGCTCGAGACCCGGAAGATCTGCGGCGAGATGTAGTCGTAGCTCCCGTAGAGGCCCCAGATCCCGCGATAGGTCTCACCGGCCGCGTAGCTCCTTCCGACGAGGAGGCCGCGGCTCATGATGTTCTCGAAGGTGTTGGCGCTGGACGCCGTGAATTCGAAGTGGAAGTAGTCGAAGGGACGCTCGTAGCCATAGTCGGGCATTCCGGGGAGCCCGTAGGCCATGGAGTAGTCCGCGGTCGCTTCCACTCGTTTGACGGTGTGCGTGTCGCCTTGCTCGGACACCTGCGCGGTCCGGCTCCCGCCGAGCTGCACGCGGGTGAAGACGGCCGGGGCGTGGCTCGGGAAGACGGCGTCGAAGCGGTCGCCGCCCGCAAGGCGGTTGAAGCCGGTGGGCGGCGAGGTGATCGCCGCGCGCAGCTTGCGCCAGAACCCGGGCTCGGCGCCGCCTTTCTCCAGCGTCAGGCTCGCCATCCGGAAGAGCGGCTCGCCCAGGAAAGTCCCACCGACGCCGCTCGCGATCTGGTCGTTGATGGAGGGCGTGGTGTTCTCTCCCGCCTCCTCCCAGAGCACGCTTCCGGCGAGCGTGTACCCCAGCGATTTCCAGTAGCCGAGCCCCGCTGATCGCGCGAATCCGTG
Encoded here:
- a CDS encoding OprO/OprP family phosphate-selective porin gives rise to the protein MRRRGLGFFGIASFAAMLVTAVKAAEPVRVEPGNGVTFSSDDGSTTLNLGMYTQFRFQLLDQDQWRRSQFYEVVPPFTVENVGVTQPSFEVRRFRLFAKGSLHEPWITYRVEADLAGNDEGLRRVFIPEWQFSSASPSFPQLDIRAGQETQDNRTVKTLDAYVDLAPRTAAGVRIGAFKVPYGRQELVSDYLLQMTARSIASDQFAPSRDRGVMFYGGTPNRVIEWRLGAFNGTGLSEGQNLDKTLAYAARLTATSKGPYLDVESVSDASVTSGSRIQGGFSWYRSTDTPKRDDPRTPIGTVDDARFAADFEMYWKRANVTAEYYTRTIQVDAVGGLTGRPGIDLPKGCLGAYLEGRLSCDQQGYYVQAGFLFGPRSELSARYSKTDNDKELSSDERSEATLNFTRYIKGHALKWSVSASYFKLGVNAEGSSAFAVKTSKVNSLDMTEFFLDEAAFPKLDSDRNLLVTAQLQWAF
- a CDS encoding STAS domain-containing protein, translated to MLWPIASELKDGVTTVRFQGHLGLDALSSEQGALESLVRRTLGQEGARVLFDMSHVASVHPLVLAHLARLAASAIDGGAQVQWSGLSPRLHRLFHRVGLDARFPVHRSETEALRELAPHAR
- a CDS encoding DUF3943 domain-containing protein, giving the protein MPAVRTTEKTAERVLSWETGVGKSYVIPAFEIFGFDFLLNQADRHFIDAEAYGSNLSTIRHNLSTRWVVDTDPFSVNQFLHPVQGSMYHGFARSAGLGYWKSLGYTLAGSVLWEEAGENTTPSINDQIASGVGGTFLGEPLFRMASLTLEKGGAEPGFWRKLRAAITSPPTGFNRLAGGDRFDAVFPSHAPAVFTRVQLGGSRTAQVSEQGDTHTVKRVEATADYSMAYGLPGMPDYGYERPFDYFHFEFTASSANTFENIMSRGLLVGRSYAAGETYRGIWGLYGSYDYISPQIFRVSSNAVSIGTTAQWWLSRGVALQGTALGGIGYGAAGTIRGGGERDYHYGLTLQELVAFRFIFGGRVTLDATARHYYVSGIASTESRGSEYILRGDTALTVRVYHRHAFTLKYVTSRRNAHYPDLVDRYQTVGTVSLAYTHLGATRFGAVEWRAPSGTDANPD